The Anopheles gambiae chromosome 2, idAnoGambNW_F1_1, whole genome shotgun sequence genomic sequence CGATCACCTGTTAACAAAAGCATATTAAATGAAACAACTCGCTTGTACCGTAGTTACAATAAAATACGCTACGGTGGCTACTTGTCTCGGTTGGAGAAGAATTTTATCAAAAGGCCCAAAGCTCTCTGGAGTTTTCGTAAGAAACACAATAGTACAAATGTGACACCTAAATCGATTTACCACAATGACCTAGCTGGTTCAACTGCTTCAGATATGTGTGATATATTTGCGTGTAGATTCGAGGAGGCATACACAATCTCAACTACTGACGACAATATTATCACCAACGCTTTAATTAATACTCCTAATGATGTCATCGACCTTAATTTAACTAATATATCGCAAGAATCTGTTCTAAATGTGCTCAAAGCAGTCAAGCCCAAAGCTAGTCCCGGCCCAGATGGTATTCCTGCCATCATTCTCAGCCGATGCTGTGAGTCCATTGCGCCGATCTTCAccaaaatttttaatttttcgctGCAACAAGGAGAATTCCCCTCTATTTGGAAGAGTTCATGGATAGTccccatatttaaaaaaggtgaCAAGGAAGATGCAGCCAACTATAGAGGCATAACATCACTCAGTGCTGGAGCCAAAGTTTTTGAGAAAGTGATCCAAACAAGTTTACTCACGGCTTCATATCACTATATTAGCCCTCAACAACACGGTTTCGTTCCAAAGCGGTCGACGATTACTAACCTTGTTGACTTTACATCACAATGTCTCCGTAACATGGATAGCAGGATTCAAACAGATGCAGTTTATATGGATTTAAAGGCTGCTTTTGATAGCATCGATCACAACATCCTTTTAGCCAAGATGAACAAGTTGGGACTTGGGCGAAATTTAATATGCTGGTTAGAATCGTACCTTGTCAATCGATCGTATGCTGTATCTTTCTCACGGTGCCATTCAAGGTCTTTCATTGCGTCATCTGGTGTGCCACAAGGTAGCAACCTGGGTCCACTACTGTTTGTACTGTTCATCAACGACCTATCGTATGTAGTACCAGCAGCGAATCATTTAATGTATGCAGATGACATTAAAATCTACATGAcgataaaaaatgacacagaCCACTCCGAGCTACAACAATACCTTCTCGATTTTCACCAATGGTGCAATCGAAACCGCCTGAGCCTCTGCATTGAAAAATGCCGAGTCATTTCATTCACACGCGCACGAGAAATTAAGAATACCAGCTACACAGTTAACGGTTTACCAATAGAACGCACTAATACTATGAAGGATCTCGGAGTCATACTTGATTCAAAGCTGTCATTTGACCAGCAAACAGAGGAGGTGATTACCCGAGGTAATCAATTGCTTGGCATGTTGTTTCGGATAACAAGAGATTTCAAAGACCCAGTCTGCATCAAAGCGTTATACTGTGGTATTATCCGCCCGGTACTCGAATACGCCTGTGTCGTCTGGAAGCCCTCAACCCAAAGACTTTCTGAGAGAATGGAATCGATACAGCGTCGCTTATCCCgatacgcaacacgcttgTTACCTTGGCCACCTGGCAGTCAGTTACCACCTTATGAATCGCGACTTCTGCTCCTCGGACTGCAACCGCTCCACATCCGACGCCGTACCGCACAACAACTATTTGTGGCTGGTTTACTGCAAAATAACATCGACTGTCCTTCCCTACTCCAGCAGTTAAacttttacgcgcctgctgttcAGCTTCGCTCTCGTCCGTTACTTGCCCTGAACCGTAGTCGAACTGGATATGGATCTAGAGACCCCCTCAACTCCATGATTAGGGTGTTTAACGAAGTTcgtcatttgtttgattttggaaccTCAGTGCAATCCTTTAAAAACTGCCTTAGAAGCGAATTATTAAGATGATCTTACTACTTATTTTAATCTAATattagacttaagaacattcacacggatccattgctatccattgaacgagtaataaacaaattaaacaaattaaacaaactgcAGTTGCGGACATTAGCGATTTACATGCTATTGTGCATCCTACACTATTGGATGCTGCATCCCAGTCTAACCTGATGAGCAATCGATTCTCTCATAGGTTAAGAATCAAACCGAGTGTAGTCAGCATCACTCAGATTGGCGTGGTACAATTTTCTACTCCGGTGCAAAAAACGGTGCGTGCGAAGATTGTCCCCTCTTTCGAGCTGCATGTTGATTTGCTGATTGGCGACCGATTGACAGACGATTTGCCAGCAGTTGCCATGCCATGGGCAGCATACATGGTATCACGACAAGAAGTCATAAGCATCGGAAATCACCTTCGACGTTATCTGCCTCCCTACGAAGCAAAGCATCCAGTTCTGCCTCCTGAAAGCCAGCCTGAAGCTTCGTCAGCGATCATTGCTGTCGACGGCACTTCTTGCGATGTCCGCGAGACCACCTTTACTCAGCTGCGCACGAGCATATTCTGGAATTTGCAACTGGTGGTGCTGCGCTTCCAGCGAAGGTGTTTGTTTCAGTCGACGCCTACAAAAATGCAACGCGGTAATTCGAATGGTACGATAACAACTTACGCGCTAAACGTTTCATCCCGAGGATCGGTTCCTCTAATCGATTCCTCTAACCCGCTGGCCGCTTGAGCGCTTCAGCCATGCGCACGCCTGCGACAGTAAGCTGGCATCAGTAGTATTGCTGCACACATAACGaaatgtattttgtattttcacTGCAGAAAGGCGAGAGCACATGTAATTTACTTCCTTTTGTccttattttgttttgattgttggCTTGCgtcaaggggggggggggatgttgAGACACAGACACGGAAGCCCTGTCATCGAAtcgtgtttaacgaaacacgaagattGTTTCGTTTAGCTTTAAGCTTTCGGCTCGGGTgattagtttataagtataagtgTAGTTCTAgaaataaactctcttctaATTTTGCAACTGAACAAGCCACAACCGCCGGTAAATATCGAACGCTAGAAAAGTTACACCaaaacacgaaagaaaagattatccgaaatcgtaagaTCGAACacatggcaaatttcaaatttcgtCATagaaaaaacatgaagtttataatttgttttattaaaaaataagataattatCCAAAAATCCGAAAATACCCTAACATATTACGATAGTTTATCAAACATGAGATTTTTTTGAATCAACATCTATAAATTCAGTTATTTATAAATgttattaattataattttattatttaattaagtCATTCTAGTCCCACTCCTCTGACATGCCACGAGAGTCTTCACCACCACCCGGTCCGTCTTTTCTACTCACTGAGGCAATTCCGAATCCCGATGACGAGGAATTTTTGAAGTAGTTTAATGAagagttttaaaaaaatctaccTAAATGCCGCCAGTACATGAAAGAAACAATCCGAAAATGGGTTTCGGATAAAATTGACGAATATTTCGACGAATAAAATTTGTAAACGTACCTAAATCCTCACTTCACACTTTTCACACAGAAAACTCTATTGGCTTCTTCGGTTTTCAAGCGGCAAATTGAACCGGTTTATTTCTACTTATTCTTATTTCGGAGCAACGAGTTCAAGTCGGGGTGAATCAAAAGTCCATAAATCGcttgcacacattcataccacacacatgcccatcaccccccccccccccctttccatCCCCTCTCGCCCTGTCCCATGTCCCCTTCTCTTTAGttaattacaaaatttgaCTAGGGCTCCGagtgaaaattgtaatttttgcattaaaacatgCCACACTGgcaatgaattatttttctcTACCCAATGGcttgggccaacgatgattAAATTGTATTCATTTCAGCTGTACGCGTGTGTTTCAGCGTTCAGCGCAGCAAtacgccgcagcgaacaatctggttgtaggaagtaccaaatttgcgcgcaagAAAATCCAAAAGATTACATGGGCGCACCCTGgtggagaatccttcaaccagatcgaccacgtgttaataagccgccgacgacagtcgagcctgttaaacgtcagaacttatcgaggagccaatatcgattccgatcactacttggttggcttagtgatacgttgtagaatcgcccgcccccgcgccaatgggggcggagaaaacacgcatcctcggctcaacacggactctctaagggacattactgtccaacaggaattcaaagccgctttagacgagtctctacaaccagaaaacagatatgaaactacgagcgagaggtggaacgctctaaaaacaaaaataataaactgtgcaagaaatatattcccaccacgtcgtggcaacaccaaatctggctggttcgacgatgaatgcagacaagtgaccgaacgtaagaatactgcataccgagcaatgcagcaacggcatagaacgcgggcatgcgcagaggaatattcacggctcagacgcgaatagaaacgagttcaccgctccaagaagcatgctttggaagagcaaaacatgcgggaactcgagcaaaccagagaggcgtacggaccgacacgaaagttttaccaagcgatagcaggtcaccgaaacaacgttgtacctaaggtaacctgctgtcgcaacaaggatggagatctggtcagtaaccagccagaggtcctctcgcggtgggctcagtactttgatgaattactcaacgaccagttaaacgaacagctagaagcgccactagcagatagtgtcatgctactgccacctagcatagaagaaacacgaaaggctatccgtcggctgaaaaataacaaggcacccggaaccgacggaattgcagctgaatTGGTCAAGAGTGGAGGTGCAAGAGTaaaaaacgagattcatcaaattgttactgaggtgtgggatagcaaatcgatgccttgtgactGGAAtttcggcatcatctaccccgtatacaagaagggagacacgttggactgcaacacctacaggggtattacggtgttgaataccgcctataaaatattctccctaaTCCtccaggatcgccttgtcgcgcacgtcgaagagatagtaggaaactatcaaagaggattccgaaacggaaaatcaaccactggtCAAATCTtaaccatgcggcagatcttggagaagatggctgaatacagacacgacacataccatctcttaattgatttcaaagccgcatacgataacatagccagggtaaaactgtacgacgccatgagctcatttggaaccccggccaaactgataaggctagttagaatgactatgaccaacgtcacatgccaggtgagggtggatggaaaactctcaggacctgttgctaccaccaagggtctgcgccagggggacgggcttgcttatctcttattcaacctggcgctagagagggccatccgtgactcgagggtggagaccacgggaaccatcttctataagtcaacccagatcttagcatacgctgatgatatagacatcattggtctgcggctctcctatgtagcagaagcctaccaagggatcaagcaggcggcagagaacctcggattgcagataaacaaGGCAAAGACCAAAGTGATGGTGGCAActtcagcggacctaccaataaataatccgaatctacgtaggcgtgatgtacagataggtgaacgcacttttgaagtcgtcccacaattcacctatcttgggtcaaaggtcaacaacgacaatagcatggaagctgagttgcgcacaaggatgctggctgccaaccggtcattctacagcctgaaaaagcaattcacctcaaagaacctgtctcgacggacgaagctgggactatatagtacctatatagtaccagtactcacatacgcctctgagacatggacattgtccaaatctgacgaaaccctcttagccgcgttcgagaggaagatgctcagaaggatacttggccccgtatgtgtggaaggacaatggaggagccgctataatgacgagctatacgagatgtacggcgacctcactgtcgtgcagcgtatctagcgccaggctccggtgggctggtcatgttgtacgcatggaaacggacgacccagcccgtaaagtctttttaggccgtccacaaggacagaggaggtgTGGTAGACCCAaactgaggtggcaagatggcgtggaggcgtcggCCATCAAGGCCGGggtaacggactggcagacgaaggggcgagaccgtgagcggtttcggacactcctgaggcaggccaagaccgcaaagcggctgtagcgccggataagtaagtaagtaagtattctagcctcaaagctagaattagattcgagcacctgctcgaaaaatggcaaaagaaggtggtgtttacatttatcacaaggtgcattaaagagatctggtgatggattCCAGAACAAAAGTGTATGTAGtacaggtggtctcatagcatgctTTTTACAACcgaatttgaatatcactttttgacaggatgggtaaaaatttttgttcaaaaaattttctggaggcttgacgaatacacgaAACACTCTTACCGCGAGGATACATGAGGTTGAATGTACAGCAAAATTAGTTATTTcacaggcgaaatatctgacggataaagcatcacagcaaccagctgatgtgcaatgtaaacaaataatttgCACAAAATCGTAATTAAATCCATTGAATTACTTCAATGGCTgctattattgaatccgtccgtagcggcggcgtacgtcccgacactcattcacactcattggtgttcatcttGTTGTCATAGGTTGCTCATTTTTGAATTTGTGTTATAATTCGGCGGTTACACACAAAATGAACTGTACTACGCGGGGACGTTCGTTCCCATTTGTATGGGAGCAAATCCGCCAGATTTTTTGTCACGGATCCGTGcatttccattattttttcgCTCTGTTTTGAAACGTGAATCCATTTTCGTACATCGTAAACCCTTTTTCTCATtgtagtttgtttattttcttaacgctaccaatttaaaatatttttaaatatgatttatAATTCAAAACTgtccctcctgaataaaaataactACTTTAAATTTATGTATAAGTTtagctgttgttttgtttgtctcattagtgaaaaaaaaatcaaaaatgctATATTGCTTGGCAATTTTTGTCGAGTTAGTTTACAATTGATTCAACTTATGATTGATGTCCTCTTTATTCACgctcaaaataataatatagaattttcgttttgttcgtCGGGTCTTTATGAGGCCAATGCCAAGGAAAAAATATTATCTATCCAAAGGTAGGTATAACTATGCATGGACTAAACCAATTAAACTATCTTAGTTCGGCATTTTATGAAGTGTCGTAGGAAGGCAGGCATATGGCATATGAACCACACGACTTAACAGCATGCACATCGTAGGTTCATATGGATCGTGGCCCGTTTGCAAGGATTGACCATCTTGCTTCGTGAAAGTAAATAAGCATccaaagcctgtataggccagcTTGTTATGTCAGCATGTGTTTAGGCCAGcatgcaagaagaagaagaagaagaagaagcagcaggagaagaagaaaaagaagaaaaagaagaaaaagaagaagaaaaggaagaaaaagatgatgatgataatgatgataatgatgattgaCCAGTTATTAGTCCCATAGGTCGAATGAGGTCCCGTGGTCGTCTGATTTCCCGAAGACAATTGGGAAAAAATGCTACCCCTACGAAAAATGCTACCCCCCTCACGTCCTTTTCATcaacaaaaatgttaaatttttaGTGTCACGATATTCGACCTACAAGGCCgttgaaatgataaaaaaaaatcgtggtacttaataaaaaaaatctaccatCTACATTCGTTCTTGCTATTAATTAACGATCAGCGTGGGTATCGAACCACGTACCTTTGCTGCGTCTTCCGTTACACCACCAATTCCCATTTGTTTTAGCGCAGCTTGTTTGTGAAGGTATATTGTTAACAGGCTCCTAGATTGTTTCCATGGTTTCCCACTGTATTACTGGTTGGTTACCATGGCAACCATATGAAGGACAGATTTTCGTAGCATCAATCACAGATCAGATTTTGCATCTCTCGGCATTTGCTATCAAAACGCCCAAGGAAGAAAACGTGTTTCATTAAACAGTGTGTGATTTTGATcctgtgaaaaaaaaatggctgtAAGTATTATTGTACAACCAATTATTTGTAAATCAACTAACtattacatattttaaaaccttCTAGGACAAAcgtaaaacaacaaccaagcAGCAGTTTGAACGACTTGTTGCTTTAATAGAGTCGAATACTGACGTGGTCAAGGATTTGTCAAAGGGGAGCGCAAAATTTTGGGAATTAGTGTCGAAGGAATTGAATCCATTAGGTTCACCAACCAAGGATGGCTCAGGATGGAAgaatgtaatttatttattttttgcatgtgACTCGAAAACTAATTAGtcttaaattaaattacaggTCTGGTCTGATTACAGgtcatcattaaaaaaaaattatcttttaaTCATCAAGAGTATCGAGCGACAGGAGGGGGGCCTTGCAATCTGCATACTTTTTCTGCCTTAGGCATGTCTAGCAAATCTATAACATACTGCTCTATGTGCACCACAGGGACGCAAGGTCCTGTGATGGGTgtttcatcatcattgccatcatcatcattgccaccatcatcattgccaccatcatcattgccaccatcatcatcatcatcatcaacaacaacaacaacaacaacaataacaacagaaaATGAACAACGACCTGTTCTATCAAGTGCTAGCTTTTTGCCGCCACTAATTGAAGACATGCTATCTGGTGAAAACAGCGTATCAAATGAAGAGCACCAAGAAGATCTAGAGCTAGATTCCTTCCCAAATCCCgcgaaaaagaaaactctgCCGCAATTGAAATTGATAGAGATAGTAAAGTATAATCAAATGCAGCAGAAAATTTTTGACCTCAAAGTGAAGGAACTAGAGGTTAGAAAAGAAGAACTGGCTCttcaaaaagaaaagcttagTTTTAAAAGAGAAATCGCGAATAAGAAGTTAGCTTTGAATCAACCGATGCTGGACCGAAAACGCGAAGTATCAAATAAGAAGTTAGAACTAATGACGAAAATAGCTAATAAGAAATTAGAATTCAAATTGGCAAAAGCGAACAAGCAAATAGAAATAAGCTACGACTGgccattttaaaaaataaacccaattAAATATAACCAAAAATATTGCAGTGTTAATGTAAATAcatcttttttaatttacaaaaGGAATGCtgagaaagaaaataaaactccTTTACAATAACATATGAAAACATTAGAATATTTATGCTGggattaatgttttttttattatatcgtttttaatttaatcatttctaaacaaaaacatttcatcAAGATTCTGCTGCCAACCAATATTGTTTTCTATACATATGTTGTGTAGTGCACAACATATGTTTATAATATTTGTGCACTTTTTTGGCGAATAATTGAGACGCCCATCTGCTCCAAGCAGGCATCTAAATTTGGATTTCAGTATTCCTATTGTTCTCTCAACGATGTTTCGTCCTCTGGCATgaaatgtattaaaaatagATTCTTGTGTGCCTGAATCTGGGTTACGATTGGGTGTTATAAGCCATGGTTCGGAAGGATACCCTGCATCTCctatgatgaaaaaaaaaacaaattatcgccagtaaaacaaatgtttggTATATATATGTACATACCCAACAACTTGTCAGTTATTCCAGAACTATGTAGATCTCTAAAATGTTTGCGAATGGGACTAATACTCCAAATATAAGCGTCATGATGAGATCCTGCAAATCTAGCGTCCGCAGCTCTGATGCGATATTTGTGATCACAAACCtgtttaaatagaaaaaaatatataataattataatatatGCAATGCCCTACATTTGAATCCACACTTACAATCATAGCATTGAGGCTGTAATAATTTTTTCTATTGATATAGCGAAGGGGGCGATATTTGGGTTTTACTATCCTTATGTGGGTCCCATCTACACACATCACCACGTCTGATATTCCCGACCTTTCAAAGAAATATTGTTTTGCCTCCATTCTTTCAGATTCTGTCATATTCAATTGTATCCAATCGCCCAATAGTGTGATAAGAGGTGGTATCAAATCTCGCCAAGTGTTTGAAAACGTTGTTTGTGCCATGGCTACGTGGAAGTCTTGTCCAGTTTCGTGCTGATATCTGCCCTCTCcgaagaaaatcaaacaagcAGCAAGTTTAATTTTTGCACTCACTCCATTACTTTTAATACATTCTAATTGAGGTTcaattttttccaaaataaacgaaaaaattGGTTTCGCAACCCTGAAACATTGAAGAAACCTACAAATAAacgaagaaattaaaattttaatcaaatacaattttatgttACTTACGCTGTGTCTGATAGTTTAAAAGGATCTGCTTTTTCCGTAAAACTCTACGTTTGTTACGCAAATCTCTTTTTTCCTGtatttcgtcgtcgtcggaaaacagaatgaaaaacattttaaGTGTAAAGGCGAAATGATTATAACACATGCACGTAATGTTTGCACTTTCAACTAAATCACAATTTCATTACCGATTCTGAAAACCGATCAACGGTATCTTTGATCGTAGTTATGACGACAAAGCACTGAACTACGCATACTAACAGGTGTGGTATACTGTCATTTGGCTGTTATAAATTCATTTACAAATGAGCgccgtacgccgccgctacggacggattcaataattgcAGCCAATATCGAGTACTTCGTCAATTTTGAGTCAacagttcataatttcttccaattagGGAATGTTCTACTTAAGAAGATACTATTTTTAAGTGAATTTCGAAAGCGTATGTTGTATTTCCCCCAACTCTTGAACTGTacctgtcagatatttcacctgtcaaatagttcatttcgttGTATATTTaacctcatgtagccgcgcggtcaTACACTTTGGAACGGACAGCCGAACGAAATTTTTCTCGGTAAGCCATGaattttttgtgaatttttcaaaaacgggtttcccatacaaacgcatgcttttttattgaactgCCAGCCAACTCGTAGtaccggtctcgtagtacagtcgtcaactcgtacgacttaacaacatgcccgtcatgggttcaatccccaaatagaccgcgccgccatacgtaggactgactatcctgctatgggggggaatcaattagtcactgatagccaaccccacaagtgggtacagacaggccttgaccgacatcggttgttgagccaaagaagaagaagaagaagccagCCAACTATagagcgttcaactaaaaagattcttcttcttcattggcacaacaaccgcaatatgtcaaggcctgcctgtacccactcaGTGAAGCgagtttggctttcagtgacttattgttaacatagcaggatagtcagtcctacgtatggaggcACCGGCTATTTGGGACTTCAACCCATGTTGTTTAttcatgttgttacgtcgtacgagttgacgactgtaccaccagaccggcatTCCAACTAAATCaactacagtgaaccctctcttatttgagaagcaatgggactgtcgaataagaggagTTTTCAAAGTAtagaggttgaaagtgaatgaaaggtccatacaaacaagaaagagacagacggcctcagcacaatttttcgatcgaaaaaaatctatcgatccggctgtcattttggtgtcatttgacactcattttgccgccaaggtgttcattttactggtctttttgaaaactggtataccatgacactcacgagcaaaatgaactatgctacaaaaattcgatcgttccgctttgtatggCGAAAAATCGGCAACTcattgagctgcggaaatttTCGAATATTAGAAAAATGCCATATATTAAGGTTAATGgttttgaaaaacgttatgtaaaagcaagttggtaattgttctggttctttttcaatattttgagtgataaaaaatcatttattaaatattttaaaaaatggtttgcctACACTAAGTACTGAACTCGATGGGAATCGACTTCATGCAGGAGTAtgaaagaaatagttatactgtcagttttacgtgagcgcctatcgatttttttcaatcgaaaaatggtgctgaggccgagagcatttagtatgcagccttaaccgttgctataggaaactgcgaaaagaatcgccaatttgagcatacatcattcaataaccatggcaacaccatacacaaataagagggacacagatttcagaggttttccaaattagaggaacaaaaatgcactggaaatcaagggactgtgaaaaatgttcaaataagagaggtttctcaaattggagaggtgtcaaataagagagggttcactgtaaaATGCATTCCATCTAAAAAGCCAAGATCTATTaaggagaacaggtcgatgcaaaGCCCGTTGCTAGGTTACTATTTTCAGGtcgcttttgacagtttcatgaaaaagtgtttacatAAAAATGGCTAATAGTTAACGCGGAAAAGTGGACGAATTTACTATTAGGAAGATTATATTGGTTAAATTTCTTGTGGTCAATCACTTCTGGAGAATTAAGGAGGCgtaattgcagtctactctGTGTTCAGAAACGTTGATAacctttttcattgtttgccaTTCCGTGACCACAAACCACTACCGTTAGCAACGGTTCtgctggaaaaacaaaaagtttaaCATGTTCCAACTGGGTAAAAGAAGTCTATTTACTGTCAATTAAACCCTGagagtaaaatgaaacatccAATCGACACATACTGGTATAATATGCACACCGTCCTTTACTTATAACCCGGCGACAAATATTCTAAAAGGAAATGAGTGCAAAATGCTGAACAAAACTTCCATTCACTCCATAGCAACGTCCATcgttaaacataaacaatgttcac encodes the following:
- the LOC133390977 gene encoding putative nuclease HARBI1; the encoded protein is MSVSNIKLYLIKILISSFICRFLQCFRVAKPIFSFILEKIEPQLECIKSNGVSAKIKLAACLIFFGEGRYQHETGQDFHVAMAQTTFSNTWRDLIPPLITLLGDWIQLNMTESERMEAKQYFFERSGISDVVMCVDGTHIRIVKPKYRPLRYINRKNYYSLNAMIVCDHKYRIRAADARFAGSHHDAYIWSISPIRKHFRDLHSSGITDKLLGDAGYPSEPWLITPNRNPDSGTQESIFNTFHARGRNIVERTIGILKSKFRCLLGADGRLNYSPKKCTNIINICCALHNICIENNIGWQQNLDEMFLFRND